The nucleotide sequence GTGTCTAACCGCAAAGTCAACGTGGGGGCACGTTTTTTTATCCACCGCGCAACCTCAAGCAGCAAATCTAGGCGCTGTGTGGATTCGCCAAAGCCACAGAAAACCACTTCAGTCCAGCGCCGCGCAGTAAGGTTGCCTTCAAGTTCAGATAGGATTTGCTCAAGCGCTGGCTCCGCAGCATGTTTAAGGTTAAAGCCGCCCACGCCTTTTTTGAAGTTTCTAAAGCAGAACCAGCAGTTATTCGAGCATTTGTTGGTGATGTTTAGGTAAAGGCTGTTGTCAAGCCAGTAAACCGCTTTGGGGTTGTCGTCTTTAGCCATACAGTTGCCTTCTGCACCGCATAAATGAGGCACAGCAGCTTTCCATATAGTTTACGGTACAAACAACAAAAACAAGCAAGACTATCTCTTTTTCCTGTTGGCAAAAAACGCGGCTGCGGTAATGGCGGCAAGCAAGGGGAGCAGTATCCAAGGTTGGAGTTCTGGGATGGGGGTGTTGGATAGGATGGCTGCTATGTCGCCGGGGAGGGGTTGATTGTAATGTGAGGTAACGGTGAAGGTTAGGGTCTGCTGGGGGGTGAGGGTTGTGTTTTGGTATTCTATGGGTTGCCAGGTGCTGTTAAGTCCGGTGGTGTAGACGTTGATGTAGGGGAAGGGTTGGTCGAGTTGGATTTGGAAGTGTGCACTGGATTGGCTGCTTGCTGGGGAGAGGTAGGGGCTGATGTTTAAGTCGTAGAGGAATACGTAGCTGCCGTTTATTGTTTGCACGGGGTGTTCATAGTGGATTTCCAGCACAAAATCGTTGCGGGCAGGGTTAGCCAAGCAGGAAATCATTTCCCAATCCCCAATGTCAGTGGGATGCCGCGCCGAAGGGTCAATCTCGTTGTAATTGCGCCACGTCAACTCGGCACCGTCTATTTTGATTTGGATGTTTTGGGTTCCAGGGGGGACGGGATAAATCAAGGGCAAACCGTCCTCGCTGTTTTGGAGGTTGTGGTGCATGGGGTAGAGTCCGTCAACTTTTGCCCAGAGGGCTCCGTCGTGGTTGTAGATTGTGTAGTTGAGGTATTCGTGGGGCATGGCAAGCAGGCTAGATGCGGGGAGGTCTTGGCTGGTTATGGAGTTGCCCCAAGGCGCCATGAGGGGGTGTTGGTCGGTTTCGTTGGAGTTCACGGCGATTTGGTTTGGGTAATCGCTTATGCCGTCTTGGTTGAGGTCAACCCCTGTGAAGCTGCTCCAGTAATTACCCTCAACACCATTATCCCAACGGTTACAAGAACCCAAAAGCAAACTGCCCGACCAGTTGCCCACGAAATTGTTGTGAAACAGCGTGTTATTTGTGGCACCGTTCCAGAAATCAAACAAGCCGTAGTTGCCGAGGAAGTTGTTTTCTGTTAGGGTGCAGTTTGTGGTATCGTCTAGGCGCAGGGCGGTTTGGCTGTTTTGCAAGGTATTGTGGGTTATGAGGCAGTTGGAGGAGTTGACTAAGTGCAGGGCGTTGAAGTTGTTTGTGAGTTCGCAGTTTTCTATGTTGGCGTTAGTGGTGTTGACAAGAAGCAGTCCGTCCCAGTTGGGGGTGGATTTCCAGTTTTGCACGGTTAGGTCGTTGCAGTTTATGGCGGCTACCCAACCTGCATTATGGGTCACGATGAAGCCTGACTTGTTTACTAAGAAATAAACGGGCTTTTCGTTTACGGTGTTTGTCTTATCAATGCTGTGAAGGTGAGTTTCCAGGTTGCTTCCCCATAGCCTAAACCCGCACAGGTTATCACGCAGCACGTTTGCGGTCAAGGTGAGGTTTGTGCTTTGCCAGATGTCTATGCCTAAGCCTTTTTGTTCTATGGTGTTTGCGGTTAGGGTGCAGTTTGCGCTGTTATCCACCGCTATGCCTTGGGTGTAGTTACCCGAGAGCAGGCTGCTGCTGTTTGGAGCGGTGGGGCTTGAGAGATGGTTGTTTGTGAGTTGGACGTTTTGGGACCACAGAATCGAGACGCATCGGGCGCTGTTGGCGTTTAGGGTGTTGTTTTGGCTAAACTCTACGGATATAACCCCCGCATCCGTGTTTTGCAGGACTTGGTTACCCGTTGAGTTTTGCTTAAGTTCGATGCTGCAGTTCCCCAAGCTGTTTTCTTGCACAAGGCACCCGCTGCAATTAATCAGGTTTATGCCACGCAAAAAACGTTCAAAACTTATGTCTCTTAAGGTAACGTTATGCACATTTTCCAAGAGTACGCCACTTTCTGAAGAGTACCCCACCAGCCTATAACCGCGACCATCAAGCACTATATCACTTCTCTCCACCCCAATACCCGTGTAAATATCCCCAGTGAACCTGTACACGCCGTTGACGTATTGAATATGGGCGGTAGGGGGCTCAATTTGCCCATCGCTTCGGATGTAAATCCCAGGAGTGTACTGACCGTAATATGCTTGAACAGTCAAGGGAGAAGAAAATGCAGTCAGCCCTGCAACTACAAAAAACATCATGCAAACAAGAGCAAGGGCAAAGGGTCGTTTCCCAGTCAAAGCAGGTCATTTAACGATGCAACAAACAGGGCTTTATGACTTATGCCAAATCCACCACACAAAAGGGAAGGCAAACAGACTTAAACGCGCAGCCCCACAATTAAGCAGAGTTCTAAGGCAGAGTTGTATAAGAGGGATTTATGCATGAGCAAATCAGAAACAGGTAAGGCAAGTTTTGAGGTGGCAACTTTAGGTGGAGGCTGTTTTTGGTGTTTAGAAGCGGTTTTTAGCATGATTGAGGGTGTAGAAAAAGTGGAGCCGGGTTACGCTGGGGGTTATGTGGCGAATCCAAGTTATGAGCAGGTGTGCTCTGGAAGCACGGGGCACGCAGAAGTTGCACAGGTAACTTTTGACCCTGAAGTTACAAGTTTTAGGGAGATTTTGGAGGTTTTCTTTGCAGCCCACGACCCCACCACGTTAAACAGGCAGGGCGCTGATGTGGGAACCCAGTACCGCTCAGCCATATTCTACTACACACCTAAGCAAAAAGAAATCGCCCAGCAACTCATAGCGGAGCTGGAAAACCAAAAAGTCTACAATCAACCCATAACCACCAAAGTAGAGCCGCTACAGCAGTTTTACCCCGCCGAAAACTACCACAAAGACTATTATCAAACAAACCCCAACGCACCCTACTGCCAAGTTGTCATAAACCCAAAAATAGCCAAACTACGAAAAAAGTACCTATCAAAACTCAAAGCTGCCTACAAAAAATAAGAAGGGCTTTGGAGCCAAAGGGGGATTTTAGAGGTAGTCGTCGAATTGCCAGTAGTGTTCTTCTTCTTGCATGATGATGTCTTCGAAGAGGCGTTTGGTTGTGGTGTCGCCGCGTTTGGTGGCTTCTTGGATGATGGTGCGGTATAGCATGATGGCGTCGTTTTCGGCTTTGCGGTCTAGTTTTATGAAGTCCTCGGAGGTTTCGCCGACTTGAGGAAGCGGGTCAGGGTTGGTTGTAGCTTCTCCGTCAAGCATGTAGATGCGTTCGCTGATTTTTTCGAAGTGGTCCATTTCTGCCATGAAAACTTTTTTGAGCAAATCGCTTACGACTTGGGCTTTGTTGGATTCTTCGATGACTTCTAGAGAGGTGGTTTTGCGTCGGAGGGGAAGGTAGCTTGCTTTTTCGTGTTGGTTGACGTACTGTATGATTGCCATGATTTCTGAGGCTAAGGCTTTGTTAAGTAGGGCAAAGTAGTCGTCAGTGAAGATTTTGAGCCACTCAGAAGCGGGTGCTTCGGGGACGTCTTGGGATTTATCCTGCACGTTTTCGTATTCTTGGAATTTGAACAGGTGTTTTTCTTCTTCGCCGTAGATGCGTTCAAACAGGTCACGGGTTTCCCAATCGCCCAGCTGTTCAGCGGCTTTTATAATTGTGCGGTACAGCACCAAGGCTTCTTCTTCAGCTCTTATGCCAGCTTTAGCAAATTCGCTTAGGCTGTTGCCTACGGTGACTTTGTCGGCTTTGGTTGTGGCGGAGCCGCCAAGATAGTAGATGCGCTCGGTGATGTCGGCGGCGTGTTTCATCTCTGCAATCGCGAAGTCTTTAAGAAATTTACCTACCGCGTCGTAGGTTGTTTTGTCAAGCAAGATGTTTTCGGGGGTGACTTTGCGCATGAGTTTTTCCATTTTTGCATGCTGCAACATGTACTGAACTGAAACTTGAAGTTCCCTAGCAACAGCTTGGTTTAAAAGGTCAAAATATGATGAGGATGCTTTAACTGCCAAAACAAATCACAACTCCAATATAAAATACAATCAAAAAGATATAAAGATTCTTTGCAACCCGCCCTGGGCAGGAAAACCGTCGTGTTACTTTGTCAAGGCAAACAGCGTTTGGAAAAACTTTTATATCTTGTGTAAAATACTACACAGCGATGCAAGATTCTACATCCAAAGGCAGGCACAAAAAATGAAGATAACCACAAGACAAATCGCCATGGTCACCGTATTTGCATCCTTGTACGCTGTTTTAAGAGTAATACCCACTGTCCCCATGATAGGAGTTGAAGGAGCATCATTTTCTGTCGCGGACGTTTTGGCTCCAATTTACGGCATAATCCTTGGGCCATACGTGGGGGGCTTAAGCGTTATTGTGGGCACGTTTATAGGCATGAGCGTAAAGACGCCGTTCTTTTTGGGGCTAGATTTTCTGCCCGCACTGGTGAATACGGTTGCGTTGGGTTTTTTGGTTAGACGCAAATGGTGGCCAGTTGTGCTGCTAAACGTGGCTTTGTTTTTGGGTTTTGTTCTTAACCCGTTAACGCTAAATTTCGTGGAAATCCCAACTGGCAGCGCGTCGATAGCGGTTCCGTTCATGTGGATGCACATAGTTGCCTTCATAGTGCTGCTCTCGCCGCTGGGACGAAACGCAGGCAAATGGATCCAATCCCAAAAACCACAAAAAGCCATCGCAGGCTTTGCAGTTTTAGCCTTCATCGGAACCATGATGCAACACCTCATGGGCAACATACTCTACGAAAACATATTCGTCTACGTCTCAAAATTCCTAACCCCCGAATCCATCATGGTACGCTGGAACGCAGTCTTCTTCCTCTACCCCATAGAAAGAACCATACTAGTAATCTTTGCAACCATCATAGGCGTCGTACTAATCAGAGTCCTACAAAAATCCTTCCACAACATCCTAAACCTACCCCCACCAGAAAACCAACAAAAATAACCCAGCAACCACCGCTTTTTCTTTTTCAGTTAATGCCACGGGTTTAGGGGCAGGCATCGAAGAGGTTGGCGTCTTGCACGTAGGATTTGCCTGTTTTTAGGGCGATTTCTGCTTTGGCTATTTCGCTGCCCAAGTAGGCGGCGTGGTCTAAACGGCTCAACAGCCCCAGTTCTGCGATTTTGCTGTAGAGGTTCGGGGCGGTTTTTGCTTTTACTACGTGTGTGGGCGTGGTGGTTTGGGAGTTGGGAAAATGCAGGGCGATTAGGGTTTTTGCGTTGCGGTCTACGGCGATTTTGAAGATGCCTTTGGGGTCTTCTACCAAAGCGGGCATAGAATCGGCGGTGGTTGTATGCGCGGTTTTTTCTATGGCGGGGTTGTAGGGTTCTTCGCGGCTGCGTTTTTCTTTAAGCAAAAGCAGGTCCAGACCTAGGTCTTTGGGTACGGAGCCGCGGCGTTTAGATAGAAACATCATCTGCGCAGCAACAGCTTCTTCATGCACAGTTCCCTTGGCTTTAACGCTCTTCTCAGTTGCCAGGAGCATGCTCGCGTCCACCTCGGCAGACAAACGCGCAAGCAAAGCATTCACGCCAACAGAATCCGCATCAAACAACTCCGTCACGTTTGAAACACCCACAAACAACGGAACCTCAGGATTCCTGCGCGCGAACTCTTCGTACGCCACAAACGACTCCAAAACGTTAGATGGCTCCAAAATCAAATCCGCCAAAATCCGCTTCACGCCAAGTTTTTGGGCTTTGGCTATGATTTCTTCAAGAAAAACGACGCGTTCATGTGCTGTTTTGGGGAAGATGCCTTCGCGTTGGTTGGTTGGTATGGCGACTACGGCGACGTTTTTGGCGAAAGGCGCAATTTGCTCGACGTTGCCCGCATCCAAACTCAGAATCAACTGGGCACCTGCGTCTACGGAGGCTTTAATCTCGTTTGGGTCAAGCGAGTCGATGCTCACGGGAACATCCACAGCACGTTTGATGGCTTGGACGGCGCGTTTGGCATCTTCGGGTCGGCTGCCTCCTGAAACCATACCCACATCAACCACATGTGCCCCCGCAGAAACAAACTGCACCGCTAAACGCTCCAGTTCCTCATCAGGCATCAGGGCAGCATCCACGATTTCAGCCAAGACCCGCATCGGAAAGCTCTTCCCAACCGCCAAAGCTCCAATTGAAAAGTTTGCGGGTTCTTTTAGGAGGCGGTCGTGGTCGGCTTCAATTTGGGCTAGTTCTTGCAGGGCTTTTTTCTGAAGCCGGCTTCTGAGAAGGTCGCATGCAGGAGTAACAGGCGAGAGTTCTATGTTTTCGGTGAGGGCGTCTAAAACTGTGGGCAAATCCGCCGCGTAGCGTGGACCTTTGAAGGCGGGGGTGCCTGTGGCTTGGGTGATAACAGTGGCGTCTCCGCGAATCAAACCTGGAACCAAGATGACGTCGTACTCTTGGGTTTTTTGGGTTTTGAGTTCTTTGACGATGCCTTCAGGAGTTAGCAGGGCAGCTACGGGCAGTTTTAGGGCAATAACTGTGGTTTGCAGGGAACTTTCTTTGACGTATTGTTTGACGGTTTCTTCTGCGAGTAAGCCTGTTACTAAGAGTACCTTCAACGTTTGAGCCTCAACTTGGTTGGTTAGTGTTGTATGAGCTTGATGGTGGCGCCTTTATTGTTTGCTTTGGCTACAAAAGCCTCGCCACCTGTGCCGCTTTGCAGAAAAGCTTTCATTTTGGAGAGGACGGTTTTGGCGTCTTGTTTTTGGACTACGCCGTAAACTGCTGGTCCCCACGAGCTTTGCCCTGCGCCGTGGGCGCCGATTTTTTGTAGGAACTCGACGCTGTCGGCTACGGTTGTGTGGGAGTAGGTTCCGCCTTGGACAGGGGTGAAGAAGCTTCCGATGGTTGCTTGGACTTGGGTTAGGGCTTCTCCGAAGGTTTCGATGTTGGTTTCGGCTATGGCGGGGAGAAGTTTGAGCATAATTAAGCGGCACATTTTTCCTACGAGTTCGGGGGGCATTTTGGGCAGTTCTTTGAAGGCTTGCACTTCTTTTTTGTCCGACAAACCCGAGTTCACGTTGGGAACAGCAACGACAAAGCGCCAATCCGTGGGGAAGGGCTGGCGGAAAATCAACGGCGGAAACTTGCCCGGAACACACACCCCGTCCTTAAGCAGCTTGCCCCCGTCAACCACAAAACCGCCCTTATCAAAAATAGCAGTGCCAACGCCGGTTCTTCGCACTCTACCCATAGTCAAAGCGAGTTGCTGGGTTGAAACATCCACCTTGTAGAGCCGAGCAAGAGCAGTAGCCACCGCCAACGACATTTGGGTTCCTGAGCCAAAACCCGCATGCGAAGAAATAGCCTCCGCAACGTGAATGTGAGCACCCGATTTTATGGAGTAAGCATCCAAAAACCGCTTCGCCAACTGGGTTACTAACACGGTTTCTTGTCCTGTGACTTTGAGTTTGGATGCTTTTTGGGCTTCCAAGACTACGTTGGGACGGTTTATGCCTATGCCCAAGCCGCCAAACATGCGTCCCATATCGCCGTTAAGGTCAATGAGTCCCAGATGTAGCCGCGCAGGAGTTTTCACGTAAACCTTCACGGATTTGACCTCCAAGAACTGATTTTGCCGTTAATGTCTTCGAGGATTTGAGAGTACACAGAGTCAGGAGCAACCTTGGCTACGACCTCGCCGCACTCGTTAACGGTCTGCAGCAGCGCAGCTAACTCTTGCTGTTTTGTGGGGTCTTGGATGTAGGCTTGTATGCGAGTTGCGTGAATTATGGCTTCTAAGGTGGCTCCAAACGCGCGGCAATACGCCAGCGGTAAGGCAAGGGGGGCATCTATGTGCTTTACGGTGCAAAACACGGTTACGCGCTGCTCATCCAAAGCACAAATGCTACAGACGCAAACTTCCAAGCAGGCATCCGCGGCGCACAAAACAGGAGCCGCCACCGTTTGGGCTTTGGCAAACCAACTGGGCGGTAGTTTGCCGTTTGGGTTTGTGTCTTTGAAGGTAGTTTGGTAGAACAAGTTGATGTCAGAGGTTAGGTTGATTACGGCGCAGCGGATGTCTTGAAGGTTCTGGTAAGTTGAGGAGGAAACAAAAATTTGCAAACGTAACGTCTGCTCATCTTCTAAGGTGACGCCCATAGGAGCCGCGTTTGGGGTACCCTCCAAGTCACAGGTGGACACAATGGTCTCCACTATAGCGCCAGCAGAAAAACCCAAATCAGCCAAATCCACCAACCAATTCACCCCGCACAGAAAGTAAACCCGCTGTCCAATTTATTTTTTTCAACCGAATGTAACTTTTCACAACCGATAATAAAGTTTTTCTTAAACAAAAAAACTTCCGCAAACAAGCAACCCAAACTAAGAAAGACAAAAGAAAGAAAAAGAGGCAGAACCAGAGGGGTTATTTGCCTTTTAGTTTCTTGTAGGTGTGGAGAAAGACTTTTTCGTTTTCGGGGACGGGTTCTTTGAATTTGACTAAGACTTCGCCTGAAGATAGGGGTGCTTTGATTTCGCCTTTGATGCCTGAGGCGGCGACGACGGTTTTTCCTACGAATCTGCGGGCAGCTTCTGAGGCAGCGAAAAGACCGTGTACGGCGTATTCGTCGGGGGCGCTTTTTTGTTTTACAGTTCCTTGTTTGGTCTTTTTTGAGAAGAATTCGGGTTTGTTGTTGGTTTGGGTGATTCTTCCGCCGCCGATTATGCGGAATTCGCGGGTTTGCAGTCCAGGGTTCATTAAGAGGATGTGGTCGCCTCTTTCTGCTACGACTTGCTGTCTAAGTTCAATGTAGACTAGGCATTTTTCTAAGGTTTTCACGGATTTTTTCACGACGAATTTGCCATCTTCCATAACTCCGGGCATGACGTTTCCAAGCATTTCGTAGGAGCCTACGAATACGTCTACGTCGCTGTAGGGCGTCAATGAGCGTTTGTAGTATTTGTCTACTTCTAACTCGGTTATCACGCTACAGGTGGAGGTGATGGAGCCAGGAGAGACAGCTACGTAGCCTCTGTGGGCGTCATCAGGCTTTATGTCTTTAACCGCAATGCCCACCCTCTCACCAGCGGCAGCTTCCTTTTTGTCTTCGCCAAAGGAACGTATCGAACGCACCTGACCCTTCTTGTCAATGGGCTTGATTTCAACGGCGTCTTTGAGTTTCACTTTCCCACGATGAATCGTCCCCGTCAAAACAGTACCTGCACCCGCTATAGTAAACGCATGGTCAATAGGCATCTTAAAAGGTCCAGTCCATTGCCGAATAGGCGGGTTAAGGGAGTTTTGCAGGGTACTTTTGAGGTCATCAATTCCTTTGCCCGTTAACCCTGAAACCTCCACAATCTTTGCGTTCTCGTAGGGGGTTCCTTTGAGCAGAAGCGTGATTTTGTTTTTGACTTCTTCGACGCGTTTGGGAGAGGCTAGGTCGACTTTGTTCAGGGCAACTACGAGGTCTTTGATGCCAAGGTTTTTGATTATGGAAAAGTGTTCTGCGCTTTGAACTTGAAGACCCAAATCGGCTGCTACAATTAGCACGGCAGCATCAATAATGTTCGCACCCGCCACCACGTGTCTAACCAAGCTAAAGTGCCCAGGCAAATCCACCAAGGTAACAAGGTATTGACCCAAATTGAAAGCTGAAAAGCCCATATCCAAAGTCATACCGCGTCTAACGGAGTCGGGTGCCTTGTCCAGAGCAGCGGTTGAAGGTTTCTCGGTTAACTGTCTAGCAAGCATGGTTTTTCCGTGGTCAACATGCCCAAACAAGCCAACGTGAACGGGAATCAGGTCTTTGCCGTGTTCCATCGTGTAGCTTTTTGCAACCGCGTTAGCTTCACGGTGAAACAGCTCAACTGCGTCCACGGGCTTTAACCCATCTGCCAAAGCTTTCTTCACAACTTCTTTGCGTATTCGCGAAAGAGAAATGCCCAAATCAGGGTTCTTGTAGCGCGTCATGACCTCCATCATGGACTTGCGGGTTTCCCGCTCAATTCCTCGCGCTCTCAGGGATTTTTCGTTTTCCACGACTTTTTTGGGTTTAGACCGTTTGGGGCTCTCCAACCGCTTAAGAACTGCTGCGACGATGAGGTCGGCAATTTCGTCAATGTTTTGTTTGGCGGGGTTAACAACTGCGAGGGGTGTGTCCCATTTGTAGTCGCCTTTGGGGGGGTCAAATTTTTGGTTGATTTCTTCGATGAGCTCTGCGGGGATGGGGGTGCCGCGTTTTTGGTTCCATTCGATGGCTTGCTCGGCGGGTGTATCTACGAGGATGATGTCGTAGTCGGCGTCTGCGCGTTTGGCGATGTGGCGTATGTCGCTTCGCATGGACTTGTAATAGTTCAAGTCATCACTGATAACCAAGAAACCATGCTCCAACCCAGTTGCAAGAGCCTTCTCATACAAAGTCTTCACCGACATTTCCCTTTCAGGCTTAAACCCCAAAGAGGAATGCGAAACCATACGACGAAAATCATCCGAACTAATCACCATAGCCGACACCCCATGCTTATCCTCAAGCACAGAGGCAACTTTACGGCTGATAGTAGTTTTTCCCGAAGAAGGCAACCCACACATTATAAGCAGGTAAGGATAATTCTGCGACACCATTTTTCCTCTATTGTCCATCTGGTCTTTCGGTTTATAATTGTGTCTGTGAAAATCAGGCACAAGATACAAAGCAATAAAAGAACAACCTGAGCATTTAAGCCTAAAGACGTGGACTAATCACCTGTTGGGGTATTGTTTGTGTTGCCGTTTGACAAGTTGGAGGATACTGTTCCTAAGAGCATACTTGACCGAGGCTTAACTATACTGGGCACAGAACAGCGACCAATAAAGCTGCTTTTTGAGCAGCGAAGAGTGCCTCAGGAAGGCTGGAAGGATAGCCAAATTGAAACCCTGCTAAACCTGCTCGCTACAATGGATTCAGATAAAGACAGCAAAGCAGCATTTGTAGGCGAAAGAGAAGGCAGAGTCGCATCCCCCGCAGTTTCCAAGTTATCAGGCGGATTTCATCACGGCGTAGGAAGGTCAGGCAACTTAACTAAAGCCCAGCCCAAAGCCGCAGGCGGGTCACTCATGTATTTTTTCGCCAACAAACTGGCTACTGATGCCATCAAACGGTTTGGAGTCCCAAACATCAAACGAGCAGAGGTTTTTCCGATGGCAACAGGAATGACCCTGGCGCTTATTTTGTGTGCAGCAAGAAACCAAACCAAAGGCAAAGAGGTTGTTTATCCGCAGCTTGACCACAAAACGCCGTTGAAGGCAATTGCGCTTGCGGGGCTGCAACCAAAAACTGTGAAAGGAGAAATCCAAGGCGACGCCGTAAACGTCTCTGCTCAAGAGGTAGAGAAAGCAGTTGATGAGAACACGGCAGCGATACTGTCTACGACCACGTTTTTTTCGCCTCGAGAACCAGACAGAATCAAAGAGATTGCAAGAATTGCACAGGAAAAGCAAGTCCCCCATATCATAAATAACTCGTTTGGGGTACAGAGCCGCGAAATCATGAAACTCATAAGAGGCGCGGTGGATGCGGGGCGCGTGGATGCTATAATTCAAAGCACGGACAAGAATTTTCTTACCCCCGTGGGAGGGGCAATAGTTGCTTCGCCCAATGAAGAGTTTTTAGAGGAAGTGTCGGGGGCGTATGCGGGAAGGGCGACGGCTGCGCCTATTGTGCAGTTTTTAGCTGCGATGCTGTCTGTGGGGTTGGATGGCTACGAGGCGCTTAGAACCCAGCAGGAAAAGAACAGAAAACTCCTTGAAGCTGCCCTAAAAGAGGTTGCACAGAAACATTCACAGCGAATACTTGACGTTTACAACCCCATATCAGTCGCCATGACGCTGCAGGGAAGAGATGCCAAAAAAATAGGCAAAGCACTCTACACGGCAAGAGTCTACGGCGCAAGAGCTTTAGAACCCACAGATTTTGGAGTAAGCTGCCCCAAATACACCACGCCCTACATCAACTTCGACGCCAGCATAGGAACCCAACAAAACGACATCACCAAAGCCGCAGAAAGACTAAACACAGTTCTAAAAACCGTAACGTAGTGGCGGCGCCCAAGGGGAATTGAACCCCGAATCCTTCTCGGACTCACCGGATTTGAAGTCCGGTGCCAGGACCACCTAGCTGTAGGGCGCCCCGCATTGCTGACTTTTCGTATTGAAAGAAGGATATATAACTTGTCTCATCAAACGTTGCCTCGTAACGGCAATTTTGCGTTCACACAACAACAAAGC is from Candidatus Bathyarchaeota archaeon and encodes:
- a CDS encoding ferritin-like domain-containing protein; its protein translation is MAVKASSSYFDLLNQAVARELQVSVQYMLQHAKMEKLMRKVTPENILLDKTTYDAVGKFLKDFAIAEMKHAADITERIYYLGGSATTKADKVTVGNSLSEFAKAGIRAEEEALVLYRTIIKAAEQLGDWETRDLFERIYGEEEKHLFKFQEYENVQDKSQDVPEAPASEWLKIFTDDYFALLNKALASEIMAIIQYVNQHEKASYLPLRRKTTSLEVIEESNKAQVVSDLLKKVFMAEMDHFEKISERIYMLDGEATTNPDPLPQVGETSEDFIKLDRKAENDAIMLYRTIIQEATKRGDTTTKRLFEDIIMQEEEHYWQFDDYL
- a CDS encoding right-handed parallel beta-helix repeat-containing protein, whose product is MTGKRPFALALVCMMFFVVAGLTAFSSPLTVQAYYGQYTPGIYIRSDGQIEPPTAHIQYVNGVYRFTGDIYTGIGVERSDIVLDGRGYRLVGYSSESGVLLENVHNVTLRDISFERFLRGINLINCSGCLVQENSLGNCSIELKQNSTGNQVLQNTDAGVISVEFSQNNTLNANSARCVSILWSQNVQLTNNHLSSPTAPNSSSLLSGNYTQGIAVDNSANCTLTANTIEQKGLGIDIWQSTNLTLTANVLRDNLCGFRLWGSNLETHLHSIDKTNTVNEKPVYFLVNKSGFIVTHNAGWVAAINCNDLTVQNWKSTPNWDGLLLVNTTNANIENCELTNNFNALHLVNSSNCLITHNTLQNSQTALRLDDTTNCTLTENNFLGNYGLFDFWNGATNNTLFHNNFVGNWSGSLLLGSCNRWDNGVEGNYWSSFTGVDLNQDGISDYPNQIAVNSNETDQHPLMAPWGNSITSQDLPASSLLAMPHEYLNYTIYNHDGALWAKVDGLYPMHHNLQNSEDGLPLIYPVPPGTQNIQIKIDGAELTWRNYNEIDPSARHPTDIGDWEMISCLANPARNDFVLEIHYEHPVQTINGSYVFLYDLNISPYLSPASSQSSAHFQIQLDQPFPYINVYTTGLNSTWQPIEYQNTTLTPQQTLTFTVTSHYNQPLPGDIAAILSNTPIPELQPWILLPLLAAITAAAFFANRKKR
- a CDS encoding TatD family nuclease-associated radical SAM protein; this encodes MAKDDNPKAVYWLDNSLYLNITNKCSNNCWFCFRNFKKGVGGFNLKHAAEPALEQILSELEGNLTARRWTEVVFCGFGESTQRLDLLLEVARWIKKRAPTLTLRLDTNGHGYVLNPNRDVAGELKAAGIDKVSVSLNGNDEETYAENCRPVFNGGFQAVTNFVKQAKAAGLDVEVSAIRMPEVNLKKVKTIVDSLGASFRIRDYIPCFS
- a CDS encoding DUF447 family protein codes for the protein MDLADLGFSAGAIVETIVSTCDLEGTPNAAPMGVTLEDEQTLRLQIFVSSSTYQNLQDIRCAVINLTSDINLFYQTTFKDTNPNGKLPPSWFAKAQTVAAPVLCAADACLEVCVCSICALDEQRVTVFCTVKHIDAPLALPLAYCRAFGATLEAIIHATRIQAYIQDPTKQQELAALLQTVNECGEVVAKVAPDSVYSQILEDINGKISSWRSNP
- the msrA gene encoding peptide-methionine (S)-S-oxide reductase MsrA — its product is MSKSETGKASFEVATLGGGCFWCLEAVFSMIEGVEKVEPGYAGGYVANPSYEQVCSGSTGHAEVAQVTFDPEVTSFREILEVFFAAHDPTTLNRQGADVGTQYRSAIFYYTPKQKEIAQQLIAELENQKVYNQPITTKVEPLQQFYPAENYHKDYYQTNPNAPYCQVVINPKIAKLRKKYLSKLKAAYKK
- a CDS encoding dihydropteroate synthase-like protein translates to MKVLLVTGLLAEETVKQYVKESSLQTTVIALKLPVAALLTPEGIVKELKTQKTQEYDVILVPGLIRGDATVITQATGTPAFKGPRYAADLPTVLDALTENIELSPVTPACDLLRSRLQKKALQELAQIEADHDRLLKEPANFSIGALAVGKSFPMRVLAEIVDAALMPDEELERLAVQFVSAGAHVVDVGMVSGGSRPEDAKRAVQAIKRAVDVPVSIDSLDPNEIKASVDAGAQLILSLDAGNVEQIAPFAKNVAVVAIPTNQREGIFPKTAHERVVFLEEIIAKAQKLGVKRILADLILEPSNVLESFVAYEEFARRNPEVPLFVGVSNVTELFDADSVGVNALLARLSAEVDASMLLATEKSVKAKGTVHEEAVAAQMMFLSKRRGSVPKDLGLDLLLLKEKRSREEPYNPAIEKTAHTTTADSMPALVEDPKGIFKIAVDRNAKTLIALHFPNSQTTTPTHVVKAKTAPNLYSKIAELGLLSRLDHAAYLGSEIAKAEIALKTGKSYVQDANLFDACP
- a CDS encoding kinase — translated: MKVYVKTPARLHLGLIDLNGDMGRMFGGLGIGINRPNVVLEAQKASKLKVTGQETVLVTQLAKRFLDAYSIKSGAHIHVAEAISSHAGFGSGTQMSLAVATALARLYKVDVSTQQLALTMGRVRRTGVGTAIFDKGGFVVDGGKLLKDGVCVPGKFPPLIFRQPFPTDWRFVVAVPNVNSGLSDKKEVQAFKELPKMPPELVGKMCRLIMLKLLPAIAETNIETFGEALTQVQATIGSFFTPVQGGTYSHTTVADSVEFLQKIGAHGAGQSSWGPAVYGVVQKQDAKTVLSKMKAFLQSGTGGEAFVAKANNKGATIKLIQH